One window of the Macaca thibetana thibetana isolate TM-01 chromosome 1, ASM2454274v1, whole genome shotgun sequence genome contains the following:
- the TCHHL1 gene encoding trichohyalin-like protein 1, with product MPRLLRDVLCVIETFHKYASEDSNGATLTGRELKQLLQGEFGDFFQPCVLHAVEKNSNLLNIDNNGIISFDEFVLAIFNLLNLCYLDIQLLLSSELRQVTKPEKEKPDDVDLQATTGDGQWTAGTSPTQEERMLPSGMASLSQLIPEESGAVGNNRVDPWREAKTHNFPGEASEYNDPKNQHLEGDEQIQEVAQDVQTTEDNEGQLKANKPMARSKQTSSPTKRKGQDKKISQEGDEPVREQSVSKIRDHFGEQEGNLEPQNSPPEEETQRPSEDQEVRTEKEKYSNTQEPPLQGEDEPSSERADLPEQAAARTLSQTQKSTDPEDVCRTFDTQDPGKDADQTPAETTNSGEPEDYGRTSETQEKESETKDLPVQGGSRNGSETPDMRDERKERRGPETHETAGQKERDRKTQPLVLETQTQDGQYQEFQGLSKSKDAKKDSETQYLSSEGGDQTHPELEGTAVSGGEAEHTKEGTTEAFVNRKNAPAAARTLGARESTQDLAPLEKQSAGENSRATKTHDKPVEEEDGYQGEDSESPFTQNDEGSSETPSSLASEEDNSSSETGELPMQGDSKSQGDPHGESVQGGHNNNPDTQRQGTPGEKNRAQEAVVPAVRGEDVQLTDDQEQPSRGEHKYQGPGTKGPGAAVEPSGHPEAQESTAGDKNRKSLEIEITGALDEDFTDQLSLMQLPGKEDSRNELKVQGPSSKEEKGRATEAQNTMLKSLDEDNSASHKIQLETKETVTSEEEDESPQELAGEGGDQTSPAKKEDNSSVPWPSLEKQVQRYQEPCSVERGAIHSSPLYQYLQEKILQQTNITQEDHQKQVQIAQASGPELCSVSLTSETSDFSVFFNYSQASQPYTRGLPFDESPAGAPSPQALEDKQDYPQRERLVPQREASTTKQ from the exons ATGCCTCGGCTCCTGAGAGATGTCCTCTGTGTAATTGAGACATTCCACAAATACGCCAGTGAGGACAGTAACGGGGCCACACTGACTGGCAGAGAGCTGAAACAACTCCTCCAGGGCGAGTTTGGGGACTTTTTTCAG CCATGTGTCCTTCATGCTGTGGAAAAAAATTCGAATCTTCTGAATATTGACAATAATGGCATCATCAGTTTTGATGAATTTGTTCTTGCAATCTTCAACTTGTTGAACCTCTGTTATCTTGACATACAATTGTTACTAAGTTCAGAACTAAGACAGGTGACTAAACCAGAGAAGGAGAAGCCAGATGATGTGGATCTTCAGGCAACCACCGGAGATGGTCAGTGGACAGCAGGAACTTCCCCAACTCAAGAAGAGAGGATGCTTCCTTCAGGAATGGCATCATTATCTCAGCTCATCCCTGAAGAAAGTGGAGCAGTTGGAAACAACAGAGTGGACCCATGGAGAGAAGCCAAGACTCACAACTTTCCAGGAGAAGCATCTGAATACAATGACCCTAAGAACCAACACCTGGAAGGAGATGAACAGATTCAGGAAGTGGCCCAAGATGTACAAACAACAGAAGACAATGAAGGCCAACTTAAGGCAAATAAGCCAATGGCAAGATCAAAACAGACCAGTAGTCCCACAAAGAGGAAGGGACAAGATAAGAAGATCTCCCAGGAGGGAGACGAACCAGTCAGAGAGCAAAGTGTCTCCAAGATAAGAGACCATTTTGGAGAACAAGAAGGAAACTTGGAACCCCAAAATTCGCCACcagaagaagaaacacaaagaCCATCTGAAGATCAGGAAGTTagaacagaaaaggagaaatactCTAATACACAAGAACCACCCCTGCAAGGAGAAGATGAACCCAGTTCAGAGCGTGCTGACCTGCCAGAACAAGCTGCTGCCAGGACACTATCTCAGACACAGAAATCAACTGATCCCGAGGATGTCTGTAGAACATTTGACACTCAAGATCCAGGAAAGGATGCTGACCAGACACCAGCTGAGACAACGAATTCGGGTGAACCTGAGGATTATGGCAGAACATCTGAGacccaagaaaaagaaagtgaaacaaaggACCTGCCAGTCCAAGGTGGTAGCAGAAATGGTTCAGAAACACCTGACATGAGagatgaaaggaaagagaggagaggccCTGAGACCCATGAAACAGCAGGGCAGAAAGAACGTGACAGAAAAACTCAGCCACTAGTCCTGGAAACCCAAACACAGGATGGGCAGTATCAGGAATTCCAAGGATTATCAAAATCAAAAGATGCTAAAAAGGATTCTGAGACACAATATCTAAGCTCAGAAGGAGGAGATCAGACTCACCCTGAACTTGAAGGAACGGCAGTCTCAGGAGGAGAGGCAGAACACACAAAAGAAGGCACAACAGAAGCATTTGTGAACAGAAAAAACGCACCTGCAGCAGCAAGGACACTGGGGGCAAGAGAAAGCACACAAGACTTAGCACCACTTGAGAAGCAGTCTGCAGGAGAAAATAGTAGGGCCACCAAGACTCATGACAAACCAGTTGAGGAGGAGGATGGTTACCAGGGGGAGGACTCTGAGTCACCATTCACACAGAATGATGAGGGGTCTTCTGAAACTCCCAGTAGCCTGGCTTCAGAGGAAGATAACAGCAGCTCAGAGACAGGTGAACTGCCTATGCAAGGGGACTCCAAGAGTCAAGGGGACCCACATGGAGAGTCTGTGCAAGGAGGTCACAATAATAACCCAGATACCCAGAGGCAGGGAACACCTGGTGAGAAAAACAGAGCTCAGGAGGCAGTGGTGCCGGCAGTCAGAGGAGAGGATGTACAGCTCACAGACGACCAGGAACAGCCTTCCAGAGGAGAACACAAGTATCAAGGCCCAGGGACCAAAGGCCCAGGTGCAGCTGTGGAGCCCAGTGGACACCCAGAAGCACAGGAATCCACAGCAggagataaaaacagaaagtccCTGGAAATAGAGATCACAGGTGCCCTGGATGAAGACTTCACTGACCAGCTTTCCCTAATGCAGCTCCCTGGAAAGGAAGATAGCAGAAATGAATTAAAGGTCCAAGGCCCAAGTAGCAAAGAAGAGAAAGGTAGAGCAACAGAGGCCCAGAATACTATGTTAAAAAGTCTGGATGAGGACAATTCAGCCTCCCACAAGATACAACTTGAAACAAAGGAAACTGTAACATCTGAGGAGGAAGATGAAAGTCCCCAAGAGCTGGCAGGAGAAGGTGGTGACCAAACAAGTCCAGCCAAGAAAGAGGACAATTCTTCAGTCCCCTGGCCAAGTCTTGAAAAGCAGGTGCAGAGATACCAAGAGCCCTGTTCTGTGGAGAGGGGTGCCATCCATTCCAGTCCACTATACCAGTACCTACAGGAGAAGATACTGCAGCAAACAAACATAACCCAAGAGGACCATCAAAAGCAAGTTCAGATAGCCCAGGCATCAGGCCCAGAGCTTTGTAGTGTATCCCTCACCAGTGAGACCTcagatttttctgtctttttcaacTACAGCCAAGCATCACAACCATATACCAGGGGACTTCCATTTGATGAGAGTCCTGCTGGTGCACCATCTCCCCAGGCCTTGGAAGATAAGCAAGATTACCCTCAGAGAGAGAGGCTGGTACCACAAAGGGAGGCAAGCACCACAAAGCAATGA